The window CCCGAAGTGCTCTCACTTTGGTGTGTGCGGTGGGTGCAAGTGGCAAAACGTCGCTTATGAAAAGCAATTGGCTTTTAAACAACACATTGTGCAGGACAGTCTCCAGCGCCTCGGAGGATTTTACGACATTACCATACAGCCTACGTTACCCTCACCCGATGTGTTTTTCTATCGCAATAAAATGGAATTTACCTTTTCCGACCGGCGCTGGCTTCTCTCTAATCAGGAACAGGAGGAAAAGCCTAAGGACTTTGCCCTGGGACTTCATGTGCCGCGCCGTTACGATAAAATTGTGGACATCGACGCCTGCTTTCTGCAATCGCCGGAAAGCAATGTACTTCTCAATCTTGTGAAAGACTTTGCCCGGGAATCCGGGTTGAAGCCCTGGAGCACCGCCGACCACGCCGGTTTCTGGCGGCATCTCGTGATTCGCGAAGGGAAACACACCGGGCAGCGGATGGTCAATGTGGTGACGTCTGAAAAGAACGAAGCGGTCATGACCCAATTGGCGGAAAAAATCCGTGCCAGCGGGGTCCCGGTTTCAAGCATGGTGAACAACATCAATCGCTCCAAGGGGAGCACCGCATTTGGCGAGGAGGAATGGACGGTTTGGGGGGAGCCGGTGATTCGTGAAAAATTGGGCGACTACGAGTTCGAAATTTCCGCCAATTCCTTTTTTCAAACCAACACCCGGCAGGCCGAACGGCTGTACGACACAGTCATTCGTTTAGCGAATTTCTCAGGCGAGGAGATGGTTTACGATCTTTACAGCGGTACCGGCACTATTTCCATTGCCATTTCGCAACGGGTGCGGCAGGTGCTGGGAATCGAGGTGATTGAAGCGGCCGTGCAAGATGCCCGCCGCAACAAGGCGCTCAATCGGGTGGAAAATGTGGAGTTTGTTCTGGGTGACGTGAAGGATGAAATGAAGCGCGTGGAAACGCTGGTGGATGTTGTGGGACGTCCGGATGTACTGATCATCGATCCGCCCCGGGCCGGCCTTCACCCGAAAAGCGTGCAGGCCATTCAGAATATGATGCCCGAAAAGATTGTGTACGTATCCTGCAATCCCACCACACTGGCACGCGACCTGGCGGAGTGGAAAAACAATTACACGCTGCAGCAGGTCCAACCGGTGGACATGTTCCCGCATACGTACCACATTGAAACCGTGGCGTTGCTGGAAAGGGTTGAATAGCCGTGCGGAAACTCACGTTTGAGGAAATTAAGTCTGCCCGCCCCACGTTGGAGGAGATTGAGCGGGAAGGACGATTTCCCATCTCGGCGGTCGCAGAGAATATCCGCAGCCTGTTCAATGTGGGGTCGATTTTCCGAACCTCGGATGCGGTTCGCGTGAAAAAGCTTTATCTTA is drawn from Calditrichota bacterium and contains these coding sequences:
- the rlmD gene encoding 23S rRNA (uracil(1939)-C(5))-methyltransferase RlmD — encoded protein: MRRGEEITLHIEDVAYGGLGVARVEGLVVFVEKGLPGQTVRARVLKKKSDYLTARILDVLEPATYEIPPKCSHFGVCGGCKWQNVAYEKQLAFKQHIVQDSLQRLGGFYDITIQPTLPSPDVFFYRNKMEFTFSDRRWLLSNQEQEEKPKDFALGLHVPRRYDKIVDIDACFLQSPESNVLLNLVKDFARESGLKPWSTADHAGFWRHLVIREGKHTGQRMVNVVTSEKNEAVMTQLAEKIRASGVPVSSMVNNINRSKGSTAFGEEEWTVWGEPVIREKLGDYEFEISANSFFQTNTRQAERLYDTVIRLANFSGEEMVYDLYSGTGTISIAISQRVRQVLGIEVIEAAVQDARRNKALNRVENVEFVLGDVKDEMKRVETLVDVVGRPDVLIIDPPRAGLHPKSVQAIQNMMPEKIVYVSCNPTTLARDLAEWKNNYTLQQVQPVDMFPHTYHIETVALLERVE